One segment of Niveibacterium microcysteis DNA contains the following:
- a CDS encoding NAD(P)(+) transhydrogenase (Re/Si-specific) subunit beta produces the protein MTGATWLINISYFVVAVLFILGLKAMASPVSARKGIVWAGAGMVLATVVTFLTPDMRNMLLIVVALALGGSLAWWSGKVVKMTDMPQMVAIYNGMGGGAAAAIAALEFARGHVTGPVVTTLATLGALIGAVSFSGSCVAWAKLQGVMQKAFRLPAQNAVNVVLGLVTIGFGVAIVLGGHPSPLHIILFFALALLLGAVLTLPIGGADMPVVISLFNAFTGLAVGFEGYVLGNPALIIAGIVVGAAGTLLTQLMAKAMNRPLTNILFQPITGEAQAGGTIAGSMKEVSGLDAAAMMRYAQKVIVVPGYGMAVAGAQHKVWEMAQLLEKEGVEVKFAIHPVAGRMPGHMNVLLAEAGVPYDKIFDLEEINAEFPLADVALVIGANDVVNPVARTDKSSPIYGMPILDADKAQNVIVIKRGKGAGYSGIENALFYEDNCRMLYGSAQQAVADVIAHVKEMAG, from the coding sequence ATGACCGGGGCAACTTGGCTGATCAATATTTCGTACTTCGTCGTTGCGGTCCTGTTCATTCTGGGCCTCAAGGCGATGGCCTCGCCGGTTTCGGCGCGCAAGGGCATCGTCTGGGCGGGCGCCGGCATGGTGCTGGCGACCGTGGTGACGTTCCTGACCCCGGACATGCGGAACATGCTGCTGATCGTCGTCGCATTGGCGCTCGGCGGTTCGCTGGCATGGTGGTCCGGCAAGGTCGTCAAGATGACCGACATGCCGCAGATGGTCGCCATCTACAACGGCATGGGCGGTGGCGCTGCTGCAGCGATTGCCGCGCTGGAATTCGCGCGGGGTCATGTCACCGGCCCGGTCGTCACGACGCTCGCAACCTTGGGTGCGCTGATCGGTGCTGTGTCGTTCTCAGGTTCCTGCGTTGCTTGGGCGAAGCTGCAGGGCGTGATGCAGAAGGCGTTCCGTTTGCCGGCTCAGAACGCGGTGAACGTGGTGTTGGGCTTGGTGACGATCGGCTTTGGCGTAGCGATCGTGTTGGGCGGTCATCCGTCGCCCTTGCACATCATCCTGTTCTTCGCACTGGCCTTGCTGCTGGGCGCCGTGTTGACGCTACCGATCGGTGGTGCCGACATGCCGGTCGTGATCTCGCTGTTCAATGCTTTCACGGGCCTCGCGGTGGGCTTTGAAGGCTATGTGCTGGGCAATCCGGCATTGATCATCGCCGGTATCGTCGTGGGCGCAGCCGGTACGCTGCTGACCCAGTTGATGGCCAAGGCGATGAACCGTCCGCTCACCAACATCCTGTTCCAGCCGATCACTGGCGAAGCGCAGGCTGGCGGCACGATCGCGGGTTCGATGAAGGAAGTCTCTGGCCTCGATGCGGCTGCAATGATGCGCTATGCGCAGAAGGTGATTGTTGTGCCGGGCTACGGCATGGCGGTGGCTGGCGCGCAGCACAAGGTCTGGGAAATGGCCCAGTTGCTCGAAAAGGAAGGCGTCGAGGTGAAGTTCGCGATTCACCCGGTTGCCGGCCGCATGCCGGGGCACATGAACGTGCTGCTCGCCGAAGCGGGTGTGCCGTACGACAAGATCTTCGACCTTGAAGAGATCAACGCCGAATTCCCGCTCGCCGACGTCGCCCTGGTGATTGGTGCAAACGACGTGGTGAACCCGGTGGCGCGTACCGACAAGTCCAGCCCGATCTACGGCATGCCGATTCTGGATGCCGACAAGGCGCAGAACGTCATCGTGATCAAGCGCGGCAAGGGTGCGGGCTACTCGGGTATCGAGAACGCCCTGTTCTACGAGGATAACTGCCGCATGCTGTACGGCAGCGCACAGCAGGCCGTGGCGGACGTGATCGCCCACGTGAAGGAAATGGCTGGCTGA
- a CDS encoding DEAD/DEAH box helicase, protein MSFSELGLIPELLRAVEEAGYSEPTPIQRQAIPVVLEGRDVMGGAQTGTGKTAGFTLPLLHKLSRWANTSASPARHPVRALILAPTRELAMQVHESVQTYAKYLPLRAACIYGGVDIKPQLDELRRGVEVVVATPGRLLDHVEQRSISLGQVEFVVLDEADRMLDMGFIPDIRRILALLPSQRQSLLFSATFSDEIKKLADSMLKSPQLIEVARRNMVSETITHRVHPVPGAVKRDLLTWLLLEDVAAPQVLVFCSTKLACARLARQLQKDGIAADAIHGDKNQQQRTEALEGFKSGAIRVLVATDVAARGLDIDDLPCVINYELPPTAEDYIHRIGRTGRAGKQGNAISLVSPDEHLRLTAIEKLIKLKITQEVVPGFGSDATADSARRILRNQNADRRAHASPDRERPRHAAPDTLERKPNLAADGFDFNRPYAESESAPVVPGKAISQPSAPRKAGRPIPVLLGGNGR, encoded by the coding sequence ATGTCGTTTTCCGAACTCGGTCTGATTCCCGAATTGCTGCGCGCCGTTGAAGAAGCGGGCTACAGCGAGCCAACGCCAATCCAGCGTCAGGCGATCCCCGTTGTGCTGGAGGGTCGCGACGTCATGGGCGGCGCTCAGACCGGCACCGGCAAGACAGCGGGCTTCACGCTGCCCTTGCTGCACAAACTCTCGCGCTGGGCCAATACCAGCGCGTCGCCGGCCCGCCACCCGGTACGGGCGCTGATTCTTGCGCCGACCCGCGAACTGGCGATGCAGGTGCACGAATCGGTGCAAACCTACGCGAAATACCTCCCGCTCCGGGCCGCCTGTATCTACGGTGGCGTGGACATCAAACCGCAGCTCGATGAGCTGCGCCGCGGCGTGGAGGTCGTGGTAGCGACGCCGGGCCGGCTTCTCGACCACGTCGAGCAACGCAGCATTTCGCTCGGCCAGGTCGAATTCGTCGTGCTCGACGAAGCCGACCGCATGCTGGACATGGGCTTCATCCCGGACATCCGCCGCATCCTGGCGCTGCTTCCGTCGCAACGTCAGAGCCTGCTGTTCTCGGCCACCTTCTCGGACGAGATCAAGAAGCTCGCCGACTCGATGCTCAAGAGCCCGCAGCTGATCGAAGTCGCTCGCCGGAACATGGTCAGCGAGACGATCACGCACCGCGTGCACCCGGTTCCGGGCGCGGTAAAGCGCGATCTGCTGACCTGGCTGCTGCTTGAGGATGTGGCCGCGCCTCAAGTGCTGGTGTTCTGCAGCACGAAGCTCGCCTGCGCGCGCCTAGCCCGCCAGTTGCAGAAAGACGGCATCGCGGCCGATGCGATCCACGGCGACAAGAACCAGCAACAGCGAACCGAAGCGCTCGAAGGCTTCAAGAGCGGCGCGATCCGCGTGCTGGTAGCCACCGACGTCGCAGCGCGGGGACTCGATATCGATGACCTGCCCTGCGTCATCAACTACGAGCTGCCGCCCACCGCTGAAGACTACATCCACCGGATTGGTCGAACCGGCCGTGCGGGGAAGCAAGGCAATGCGATCTCGCTGGTGTCACCCGATGAGCACCTGCGCCTCACCGCGATTGAAAAGCTGATCAAGCTGAAGATCACGCAAGAGGTCGTGCCCGGCTTCGGCAGTGACGCCACGGCGGATTCGGCGCGCCGCATCCTGCGCAACCAGAACGCGGACCGTCGCGCCCACGCCTCGCCTGATCGCGAGCGGCCCCGCCACGCGGCGCCAGACACGCTCGAACGCAAGCCGAACCTTGCCGCCGATGGCTTTGATTTCAACCGCCCGTATGCCGAAAGCGAGTCGGCCCCGGTCGTGCCCGGAAAGGCCATCAGCCAGCCCAGCGCGCCACGCAAGGCAGGTCGTCCGATCCCTGTGCTGCTCGGCGGTAACGGGCGCTGA
- a CDS encoding bifunctional chorismate-binding protein/class IV aminotransferase yields MPTPISPILSELASRLAGNEPIALFENNLDADGLTRVFSQPAGMVLTWDGPTVASALAAIEAANEAGEWITLAADYELGYALEPSLAARLPQTGRPLLQAWRWLRCDVLDRPTTDALVADALALLKDDEARAGLGELQFGLDERAYRAALERIRHLIGLGDCYQVNFTFPVRARSYGHPLALYDRLRTAQPVRHGGYLRHAEGTILSRSPELFVAREGKRLVTRPMKGTAPRGQAQALAESVKDRAENLMIVDLLRNDLGRLAPKGGVRVERLFEIEDYATLHQMTSTVVAAPVSAGLGEVFSALYPCGSVTGAPKIRAMEIIRELEAAPRGLYCGALGWLAPDRSFSLNVPIRTMELNQHGDAHMGIGSGIVADSDAAAEWAECHVKARFATQLKPEFALFETLRCDGGKHPFPLLEHHLARLGRSASALGFSFDAGSARVLLARTAADLSDEGPHRVRLALSADGALAITHARLDPLPAHPTVRLAPERLRADDYLLRHKTTRRTLYDGALQQAIADGHFDALFFNEASELCEGARSNVFLKIGGQLLTPPIACGLLPGVMRQTLLEAGQAAEARLYRRDLLRAEAIYVSNALRGLLAVSLVE; encoded by the coding sequence GTGCCGACCCCGATCTCACCCATTCTTTCCGAACTCGCAAGCCGCCTGGCCGGGAACGAGCCCATCGCCCTGTTCGAGAACAACCTCGACGCCGATGGGCTGACGCGCGTGTTCTCGCAGCCGGCAGGCATGGTGCTGACGTGGGATGGCCCCACGGTGGCCAGCGCGCTCGCTGCAATCGAAGCGGCAAACGAGGCTGGCGAATGGATCACGCTCGCAGCCGACTACGAATTGGGCTACGCGCTGGAGCCAAGCCTTGCGGCGCGCCTTCCGCAAACCGGGCGCCCACTGCTGCAGGCGTGGCGTTGGCTACGATGCGATGTACTTGATCGACCCACGACCGACGCACTCGTTGCAGACGCTTTGGCGCTTCTGAAAGATGACGAGGCCCGGGCCGGCCTGGGCGAGCTGCAGTTCGGTTTGGACGAACGCGCATACCGCGCCGCGCTTGAGCGAATCCGACATCTGATCGGCCTGGGTGACTGCTACCAGGTGAATTTCACGTTTCCCGTCCGCGCGCGAAGCTACGGCCATCCGCTGGCGCTCTACGACCGCCTGCGCACCGCCCAACCGGTACGGCATGGCGGCTACCTGCGTCACGCCGAAGGCACCATCCTGTCGCGCTCACCGGAATTGTTCGTCGCGCGGGAGGGCAAGCGCCTCGTCACGCGGCCGATGAAAGGCACGGCGCCGCGCGGGCAAGCGCAAGCCCTTGCCGAGTCCGTCAAGGATCGCGCCGAGAACCTGATGATCGTCGATCTGCTTCGCAACGACCTTGGCAGGCTAGCGCCCAAAGGCGGCGTCCGGGTTGAGCGCCTGTTCGAGATCGAAGACTACGCGACGCTCCACCAGATGACCTCGACCGTCGTCGCAGCCCCCGTGAGCGCCGGCCTCGGTGAGGTCTTCAGCGCCCTCTACCCGTGTGGCTCGGTAACCGGTGCGCCCAAGATCCGCGCGATGGAGATCATCCGCGAATTGGAAGCCGCACCGCGCGGCCTGTATTGCGGAGCGTTGGGCTGGCTGGCGCCGGATCGCAGCTTCAGCCTCAACGTTCCGATCCGCACCATGGAACTCAATCAGCACGGTGACGCACACATGGGCATTGGCAGCGGCATCGTCGCCGATTCAGACGCCGCCGCAGAATGGGCGGAATGCCACGTCAAAGCCCGTTTCGCAACGCAACTCAAACCCGAGTTTGCCTTGTTCGAGACCTTGCGCTGCGACGGAGGCAAACACCCCTTCCCGCTTCTCGAACACCATCTCGCCCGCCTCGGGCGCTCCGCGTCGGCACTCGGCTTTTCGTTCGACGCCGGCAGCGCGCGTGTGCTGCTGGCACGCACGGCTGCCGACCTGTCCGACGAGGGCCCGCACCGTGTGCGGCTCGCACTTTCCGCGGACGGTGCGCTGGCGATTACCCATGCCCGGCTTGATCCCCTGCCAGCACATCCGACGGTGAGGCTAGCCCCCGAGCGACTGCGCGCGGATGACTACCTCCTCCGCCACAAGACGACCCGCCGCACGCTCTACGACGGCGCCCTGCAGCAAGCCATTGCCGACGGGCACTTTGACGCGCTGTTCTTCAATGAAGCCAGCGAACTGTGCGAAGGCGCCCGCAGCAACGTCTTCCTGAAGATCGGCGGGCAATTGCTGACGCCCCCCATTGCCTGCGGGCTCTTGCCTGGCGTGATGCGGCAGACCCTGCTGGAAGCCGGTCAGGCCGCAGAGGCACGCCTCTACCGCCGCGATCTGCTGCGCGCCGAGGCGATTTACGTCAGCAACGCATTGCGCGGACTGCTCGCCGTAAGCCTCGTCGAATGA
- the glpD gene encoding glycerol-3-phosphate dehydrogenase, with amino-acid sequence MAAYDLFVVGGGINGAGIARDAAGRGLSVMLCEQDDLASHTSSASTKLIHGGLRYLEYREFGLVRKALQEREVLLRAAPHIIGPMRFVMPHDEGQRPAWMIRAGLFLYDHLAVRERLPGSCGVDLRRHPAGHALQPAFVRGFEYSDAWVQDARLVVLNAMDAHERGARIATRTSLVAARRDDEAWSLTLQNQNGGREAVSARMLVNAAGPWVSSLLHGVLRVGSAKAVRLVKGSHIVVRRRFEHPYAYIFQNPDRRIIFAIPFERDYSLIGTTDLDYRGDPAKVAIEPDEVSYLCRMANRYFLEPIRPDEVAWQFSGVRPLLDDDAGEAASVTRDYALELDTARAPLLSVFGGKLTTYRKLAEEVMESVASQLGNSAPPWTADAPLPGGDLPGADIDAFMQCQLQRWPRLPSALIERYARTYGSRMEALLDGVADTADLGDEIIPGLFESEARYLMREEFARTAEDILWRRTKLGLGLADEEVGALQRWIERHRAGLGD; translated from the coding sequence TTGGCGGCTTACGACCTGTTTGTGGTGGGCGGCGGCATCAACGGCGCGGGCATCGCGCGCGATGCCGCGGGGCGCGGCTTGTCGGTGATGTTGTGCGAGCAGGATGATCTCGCCTCACACACCTCAAGCGCCAGCACAAAGCTGATTCATGGCGGGCTTCGATACCTCGAATACCGTGAGTTCGGCCTGGTGCGAAAGGCGCTGCAGGAACGCGAGGTGCTGTTGCGAGCGGCGCCCCACATCATCGGCCCGATGCGGTTCGTGATGCCCCACGACGAGGGGCAACGGCCCGCCTGGATGATCCGCGCCGGCTTGTTCCTGTACGACCACCTCGCGGTTCGCGAGCGTTTGCCGGGCTCGTGCGGTGTCGATCTGCGAAGGCACCCGGCCGGGCATGCCTTGCAGCCGGCGTTCGTGCGTGGTTTTGAATACTCGGATGCCTGGGTTCAGGACGCGCGCCTGGTCGTGCTCAATGCCATGGACGCCCACGAGCGCGGCGCGAGAATCGCCACCCGCACGTCACTTGTGGCAGCACGGCGGGACGACGAGGCCTGGTCGCTGACGCTGCAGAACCAGAATGGTGGTCGCGAGGCGGTGTCCGCGAGAATGCTGGTCAATGCTGCCGGGCCGTGGGTCAGCAGCCTGTTGCATGGCGTCCTGCGCGTCGGTAGCGCCAAGGCGGTGCGCCTCGTGAAAGGCAGCCACATCGTCGTGCGTCGCCGCTTTGAGCACCCGTATGCCTACATCTTCCAGAATCCTGATCGTCGGATCATCTTTGCGATTCCGTTTGAGCGCGACTACAGCTTGATTGGCACGACGGATCTCGACTACCGAGGCGATCCGGCCAAGGTGGCAATCGAGCCCGATGAGGTCAGCTACCTGTGCCGCATGGCCAATCGTTACTTCCTGGAACCGATCCGGCCGGATGAGGTGGCATGGCAGTTCTCAGGCGTCCGCCCTTTGCTCGACGATGATGCAGGCGAGGCGGCCAGCGTGACGCGCGACTACGCGCTGGAGCTCGACACCGCGCGCGCGCCCTTGCTGTCTGTCTTCGGTGGCAAGCTCACGACCTACCGAAAACTAGCCGAAGAGGTGATGGAATCCGTGGCCTCACAGTTGGGCAACAGCGCGCCGCCCTGGACGGCCGACGCGCCTTTGCCCGGCGGCGACCTGCCTGGTGCAGATATCGATGCCTTCATGCAGTGTCAGCTGCAGCGCTGGCCAAGGCTCCCATCGGCCCTGATCGAACGTTATGCGCGCACTTACGGTAGCCGCATGGAAGCGCTGCTGGATGGCGTCGCGGACACGGCGGATCTTGGTGACGAGATCATTCCTGGCCTGTTCGAGAGCGAAGCACGTTACCTCATGCGGGAGGAGTTCGCCCGGACGGCGGAGGACATCCTGTGGCGGCGCACCAAGCTCGGCCTCGGCCTGGCGGACGAGGAAGTCGGTGCGTTGCAGCGCTGGATCGAGCGACACCGTGCGGGGCTGGGCGACTAG
- the glpK gene encoding glycerol kinase GlpK, with protein MAYLMALDQGTTSSRTIIFDEGGAIIAMAQQEFPQRYPQPGWVEHDPEAIWQSQLDTARQALAKAGIGARDVAAMGITNQRETTLVWERQSGRAIHPAIVWQDRRTAAHCAALRDAGLADMFRERTGLVLDPYFSGTKLAWILDAVPGARERAARGELAFGTVDTWLIWRLTGGRVHATDVSNASRTLMYNIRDHCWDDELLAHLNVPRELLPEVRPSAADFGETLPDRLGAPVRIGGVAGDQQAALFGQGCVAPGMVKNTYGTGCFMLMHTGEVATPSRNGLLTTAAAQTDATPVFAIEGSVFVGGAVVQWLRDGLGIIRSAAEVEALARSVPDSDGVCFVPAFAGLGSPYWDPFARGSLFGLTRGTTRAHIARAALESIAFQSAELLAAMEADAGLQIESMRVDGGACANDLLMQIQADLLGVPVLRPRVTESTALGAARLAARYVGIGSDPSSPDGEIERAFAPAISRDEAARRLARWRDAVGRSRAWATEE; from the coding sequence ATGGCGTATCTGATGGCGCTGGATCAGGGGACGACCAGTTCCCGGACGATCATCTTTGACGAAGGCGGCGCGATCATCGCGATGGCGCAGCAGGAGTTCCCCCAGCGCTATCCGCAGCCCGGCTGGGTCGAGCACGATCCGGAGGCAATCTGGCAAAGCCAGCTCGATACCGCGCGGCAGGCCTTGGCGAAGGCCGGCATCGGCGCGCGCGACGTAGCCGCCATGGGCATCACGAACCAGCGTGAGACGACCTTGGTATGGGAACGTCAGAGCGGTCGCGCGATTCATCCCGCGATCGTGTGGCAGGACCGCCGTACCGCCGCCCACTGTGCGGCGCTCCGGGATGCCGGGCTGGCCGACATGTTCCGTGAGCGGACCGGGCTCGTGCTGGATCCCTATTTTTCCGGCACCAAGCTCGCGTGGATACTCGATGCGGTGCCCGGCGCGCGGGAGCGTGCAGCGCGCGGCGAACTGGCTTTCGGCACCGTCGATACCTGGCTGATCTGGCGGCTCACCGGCGGGCGAGTGCATGCGACGGATGTCAGCAACGCGTCGCGCACGCTGATGTACAACATCCGCGACCATTGCTGGGACGATGAGTTGCTGGCGCACCTGAACGTGCCGCGCGAGTTGCTGCCGGAGGTTCGGCCTTCTGCGGCCGATTTTGGCGAAACACTCCCCGATCGGTTGGGGGCGCCAGTGCGCATCGGCGGTGTGGCCGGCGATCAGCAAGCCGCCCTGTTCGGCCAAGGGTGTGTTGCCCCGGGCATGGTCAAGAACACCTACGGCACCGGTTGCTTCATGTTGATGCACACCGGCGAAGTGGCGACGCCTTCGCGCAATGGGCTGCTGACGACCGCCGCGGCGCAAACCGACGCGACGCCGGTGTTCGCCATCGAAGGCAGCGTGTTCGTCGGTGGTGCAGTCGTCCAGTGGCTGCGCGACGGACTCGGCATCATCCGCAGCGCGGCCGAGGTAGAGGCGCTTGCGCGATCGGTGCCGGATTCCGATGGTGTCTGCTTCGTGCCGGCCTTCGCCGGGCTTGGCTCGCCGTACTGGGACCCGTTCGCGCGCGGCAGCCTGTTCGGCCTCACACGGGGAACGACTCGCGCGCACATTGCCCGGGCGGCGCTCGAATCGATCGCCTTCCAGTCGGCCGAGTTGCTGGCCGCCATGGAAGCCGATGCGGGACTTCAGATCGAGTCGATGCGGGTGGATGGCGGCGCTTGCGCCAACGATTTGCTGATGCAGATTCAGGCAGATCTTCTCGGTGTACCGGTACTGCGGCCCCGGGTGACCGAAAGCACGGCGCTGGGCGCCGCGCGACTCGCAGCCCGCTACGTGGGCATTGGGTCCGACCCCTCGTCGCCAGACGGTGAGATCGAGCGCGCTTTCGCACCCGCCATATCGCGCGACGAGGCGGCCCGGCGTCTCGCGCGCTGGCGCGACGCAGTCGGCCGCAGCCGGGCCTGGGCCACGGAAGAATGA
- a CDS encoding sulfite exporter TauE/SafE family protein yields MSLEWMVLLLAALLAGGLNAVAGGGSFLTLPALVFAGVPPVAANASGTLALLPGYVASTLGFRRELGSLDRRRLGLTLLLSLVGGAAGAGLLLITPNAAFQRIVPWLLLLATLLFALAPWLLAWLARRGKGEAGAGAAAAGVAIVSVYGGYFNGGLGILLLAMYGLLGERSLNRANALKNLVSAVLTTIAAVLYALGGVVVWQKALPMMVAAVIGGYLGARLGRRLPPPILRSAIVLTGIVMAALFFARG; encoded by the coding sequence ATGAGCCTCGAGTGGATGGTTCTGCTGCTGGCCGCTTTGCTTGCCGGCGGGCTCAACGCAGTGGCCGGGGGCGGGAGCTTTCTCACGCTGCCAGCGCTGGTTTTCGCGGGCGTGCCGCCGGTCGCGGCGAATGCGTCCGGCACGCTTGCGCTGCTGCCGGGCTACGTCGCGAGCACGCTGGGCTTCCGCCGCGAGTTGGGGAGTCTCGACCGCCGGCGGCTCGGCTTGACCCTGCTGTTAAGCCTTGTAGGCGGTGCGGCGGGTGCCGGGCTGCTGTTGATCACGCCGAATGCCGCATTCCAACGCATCGTGCCCTGGCTCCTGCTGTTGGCGACGCTGCTGTTCGCGCTGGCGCCCTGGTTGTTGGCGTGGCTCGCGCGGCGTGGCAAGGGCGAGGCGGGTGCGGGCGCGGCGGCGGCAGGCGTCGCCATCGTGTCGGTGTACGGCGGCTATTTCAACGGCGGCCTTGGGATTCTGTTGCTCGCGATGTATGGCTTGCTTGGGGAGCGCAGCCTGAATCGCGCCAATGCGCTGAAGAACCTGGTGTCGGCGGTGCTGACCACGATTGCAGCCGTGCTCTATGCACTGGGCGGTGTCGTTGTGTGGCAGAAGGCGCTGCCGATGATGGTCGCAGCGGTGATCGGTGGCTACCTCGGCGCGCGTCTGGGGCGTCGGCTTCCGCCGCCGATACTGCGGTCGGCGATCGTGCTGACGGGCATCGTAATGGCGGCGCTATTTTTCGCCCGAGGCTGA